From the Salinimicrobium tongyeongense genome, one window contains:
- a CDS encoding CNNM domain-containing protein, with the protein MELLILYAVLAIFFSFMCSILEAAFLSFTPSFLKIKLREGKGYARTLTKLKQDVDKPLIAILTINTIAHTVGAILVGVQAEKVYGDGGNAVGIVSAIMTLAILIVSEIIPKTIGATYWKNLGNFTAKSLTAFIIPLKYTGILWLMMLTTKLIGKSAHVSSMSREEFIAITDVAEEEGVFEEQETTVIKNMLLFKKVKAKDVMTPFSVAVTEDENTSIEEFHREHRNLKFSRIPLYDKRQNNITGFVLKDDILEEMVDQKGPEPLATLKRDIPMTAEDTPIPQLFNRFIQERTHLAMVVDHYGNTIGLVTMEDIIETLMGLEIMDESDNVQDMQVLARENWEKRARKLGLLKQDQSDINKKPNE; encoded by the coding sequence ATGGAATTACTCATTTTATACGCCGTCCTGGCCATATTTTTTTCTTTTATGTGCTCTATCCTGGAAGCAGCTTTTTTGAGCTTTACACCCTCCTTTTTAAAGATAAAACTGAGAGAAGGCAAAGGATATGCCCGCACGCTCACCAAACTGAAGCAGGACGTTGACAAACCTCTAATCGCAATTCTTACCATCAACACCATAGCCCACACCGTGGGCGCAATTCTTGTGGGGGTGCAGGCCGAAAAAGTGTATGGTGACGGCGGTAACGCCGTGGGCATCGTTTCGGCTATCATGACCCTTGCAATTTTAATTGTTTCTGAAATTATCCCGAAGACCATTGGTGCCACCTATTGGAAAAACCTCGGGAATTTTACAGCAAAATCCCTCACCGCCTTTATTATCCCCTTAAAATACACCGGTATACTCTGGCTTATGATGCTCACGACAAAACTCATTGGGAAGTCGGCTCACGTTTCATCCATGAGCCGGGAAGAATTTATTGCGATCACCGATGTTGCCGAAGAAGAAGGCGTTTTTGAAGAACAGGAAACCACCGTGATCAAGAACATGCTCCTGTTCAAAAAAGTGAAGGCCAAAGATGTGATGACGCCTTTCTCTGTTGCCGTGACCGAAGATGAAAATACCAGTATCGAAGAATTTCACCGCGAGCACAGAAACCTCAAGTTTTCCCGAATCCCGCTGTACGATAAGCGGCAGAACAACATCACCGGATTTGTCTTAAAAGACGACATTCTGGAAGAAATGGTAGACCAGAAAGGGCCCGAGCCGCTAGCCACCTTAAAAAGGGATATCCCCATGACTGCTGAAGACACACCAATTCCGCAGTTATTCAACCGTTTTATACAGGAAAGGACGCATCTGGCCATGGTGGTAGATCACTACGGCAATACCATTGGTCTTGTTACTATGGAAGACATTATTGAGACCCTAATGGGGCTCGAGATCATGGACGAGAGCGACAATGTACAGGATATGCAGGTACTGGCCCGCGAGAACTGGGAAAAAAGAGCCCGTAAACTGGGGCTTTTAAAGCAGGACCAGTCTGATATCAACAAAAAACCCAATGAATAA
- a CDS encoding methylated-DNA--[protein]-cysteine S-methyltransferase: MNKASVRTPLGNAILEGDANGISKLYLTEESPESTSVATPQLQEAIEQLQQYFAGELKEFHLKLNPQGTAFQKKVWQALQKIPFGRTASYMELAKELGDPLAIRAVAAANGRNPLWIFVPCHRVIGSDGSLTGYAGGLWRKKWLLDHEQPVKQQSLRL, from the coding sequence ATGAATAAAGCTTCGGTAAGAACACCGCTTGGAAATGCCATTTTAGAGGGGGATGCCAATGGGATCTCTAAGCTTTACCTCACCGAAGAAAGCCCCGAAAGCACTTCAGTTGCCACGCCTCAGCTTCAGGAGGCAATAGAGCAGCTTCAGCAGTATTTTGCGGGTGAACTCAAGGAATTTCACCTGAAACTCAATCCGCAGGGCACGGCTTTTCAGAAGAAAGTCTGGCAGGCCCTGCAAAAAATCCCCTTCGGAAGAACTGCTTCTTACATGGAGCTGGCAAAGGAACTGGGCGACCCGCTGGCGATAAGAGCGGTGGCAGCGGCAAATGGGAGAAATCCGCTGTGGATCTTTGTTCCCTGCCACCGGGTAATTGGCAGTGACGGCTCGCTCACAGGCTATGCCGGCGGGCTGTGGCGAAAAAAATGGCTGCTTGATCACGAACAGCCGGTCAAACAACAAAGCCTTAGACTATGA
- a CDS encoding serine hydrolase domain-containing protein, with protein sequence MKSVKKGIFGSLLFLAFAVGLIYLFNFEYIFKGIQATYLQGHLSAHIDDHKFFDNRKIEAGVPQPWPQHKNYNKFQLSEALREKNEAAKTIAFLIIKNDSIWHESYSEEYGPHSRTNSFSVAKSLVAALLGKAIFEGHIKSLDQPVADFFPQFDEGLTLRHLVSMSSGLNWDESYHNPFSMTIKAYLDENIRPMIMDLKVVEQPGEEFKYLSGNTQLLAMVLEKATGQNISEYMSGSFWKPLGMETYGLWQLDSEESGMEKAFCCIGSNARDFARFGKLYNDFGKWNGKQLLDSVYVAASMRPQLKDYRHYGLGIWLEEFKGQEVFYFRGILGQYVIVLPKKNIIIVRLGHEGGEVPEDKEHPNDFYFYLEEVLNSLEAHDQENFTAQPAVPGH encoded by the coding sequence ATGAAAAGTGTCAAAAAAGGCATTTTTGGAAGCCTGCTTTTCCTGGCCTTTGCGGTTGGCCTCATCTACTTATTCAATTTTGAATATATTTTTAAAGGCATACAGGCTACTTACCTGCAGGGTCACCTTAGCGCCCATATTGATGACCACAAATTCTTCGACAACCGGAAAATTGAAGCCGGAGTGCCCCAGCCCTGGCCGCAGCATAAAAATTATAACAAATTTCAACTTTCTGAAGCGCTGCGCGAAAAGAATGAAGCCGCCAAAACCATTGCTTTTCTGATCATTAAGAATGACAGCATCTGGCATGAAAGTTATTCCGAAGAATACGGCCCTCATTCCCGCACCAACTCATTTTCGGTCGCAAAAAGCCTGGTGGCAGCATTGCTTGGAAAAGCCATTTTTGAAGGTCATATCAAGAGCCTCGACCAACCGGTTGCTGACTTTTTTCCGCAGTTTGATGAAGGTTTGACCCTGCGCCACCTGGTTTCCATGTCATCGGGACTTAACTGGGATGAGAGCTACCATAACCCCTTTTCAATGACCATTAAGGCTTATCTCGATGAAAACATAAGGCCCATGATCATGGATCTAAAAGTGGTGGAGCAGCCGGGAGAAGAATTTAAATATTTGAGCGGGAACACGCAGCTGCTGGCCATGGTACTCGAAAAAGCCACCGGGCAAAATATTTCAGAATATATGAGCGGGAGCTTCTGGAAACCTCTGGGCATGGAAACTTACGGCCTGTGGCAGCTTGACAGCGAGGAGAGCGGCATGGAAAAGGCTTTTTGCTGTATTGGCTCGAATGCGCGCGATTTTGCCCGCTTCGGAAAGCTTTACAATGACTTCGGAAAATGGAATGGGAAACAACTGCTCGATTCGGTTTATGTGGCAGCATCCATGCGGCCGCAGCTGAAGGATTATAGGCATTACGGGCTTGGCATATGGCTGGAAGAATTTAAAGGGCAGGAAGTGTTTTACTTCCGCGGAATTCTGGGGCAGTATGTGATCGTACTTCCGAAGAAAAATATCATCATAGTACGTTTGGGGCACGAAGGCGGAGAAGTTCCTGAAGATAAAGAACATCCCAATGATTTTTATTTTTATCTTGAGGAGGTGTTAAACAGCCTTGAAGCTCATGATCAAGAAAATTTCACTGCGCAACCTGCTGTTCCTGGACATTGA
- a CDS encoding 3'-5' exonuclease, translated as MIKKISLRNLLFLDIETVPENATFAELSEEKQKLWESKSQYLRKDDFTAEEFYDRAGIWAEFGKIVCISVGYFAFQGEKRTFRTTTFCGEEKELLTAFKNLLESHFGRPQHLLCAHNGKEFDFPYIARRMLIHHMELPNKLNLFGKKPWEVPHLDTLELWKFGDHKHYTSLKLLCNVLGIPSPKEDIDGSQVCKVFYEENDLNRIVSYCERDVVAIAQVVLRLRQEPLLESDEIMHVNIP; from the coding sequence ATGATCAAGAAAATTTCACTGCGCAACCTGCTGTTCCTGGACATTGAGACAGTGCCCGAAAATGCCACTTTTGCCGAACTTTCTGAAGAAAAGCAGAAGTTGTGGGAATCAAAATCGCAGTATCTGCGAAAGGATGATTTCACTGCCGAAGAATTTTACGACCGGGCCGGGATCTGGGCCGAGTTTGGTAAAATTGTTTGCATCTCTGTAGGATATTTTGCTTTTCAGGGGGAGAAAAGAACTTTTAGAACAACAACCTTCTGCGGGGAGGAAAAAGAGCTGCTCACGGCTTTTAAGAACCTGCTGGAAAGCCATTTTGGGCGACCTCAACACCTGCTCTGCGCCCATAACGGAAAAGAATTTGACTTCCCGTACATCGCCAGGAGAATGCTTATTCACCATATGGAACTGCCCAACAAATTGAACCTGTTTGGAAAAAAACCCTGGGAAGTGCCACATTTAGACACGCTCGAATTGTGGAAGTTTGGCGACCACAAACACTACACCTCGCTAAAACTTCTTTGTAATGTGCTGGGAATACCTTCTCCCAAAGAAGATATTGACGGCAGCCAGGTGTGCAAGGTGTTTTATGAGGAAAATGACCTTAACAGGATCGTTTCTTATTGCGAGAGAGATGTGGTGGCCATTGCACAGGTGGTTTTGCGGTTAAGGCAGGAGCCGCTTCTTGAAAGTGATGAGATCATGCACGTGAATATTCCTTAA
- a CDS encoding DUF6616 family protein, producing the protein MYLYVEQWNVTKDWMDLSKEDRRAYMNKVKDAIAEMSRGGVENVGWAMNDEHTPYRSDYRYFAIWKLPNLEAVEKFEDGIEEAHWHKYFSQVNTRGKLLPLNEAMDFLVNLEKHSTSILD; encoded by the coding sequence ATGTATTTATACGTAGAACAATGGAATGTAACCAAAGACTGGATGGATCTTTCTAAAGAAGATCGTCGCGCCTATATGAATAAAGTGAAAGATGCCATTGCTGAAATGAGCCGTGGCGGTGTTGAAAATGTGGGCTGGGCCATGAATGACGAACACACCCCTTACAGAAGTGACTACAGGTATTTTGCCATTTGGAAACTGCCAAATCTTGAAGCCGTGGAAAAGTTTGAAGACGGAATTGAAGAAGCCCACTGGCATAAATATTTTAGCCAGGTAAATACCCGCGGAAAACTGCTTCCTTTAAATGAAGCCATGGATTTTCTTGTGAACCTTGAAAAACATTCGACTTCTATTCTGGATTAA
- a CDS encoding CoA transferase subunit B — MLDKNGIAKRIAQEVKDGYYVNLGIGIPTLVANFVRDDIEVEFQSENGILGMGPFPFEGEEDPDLINAGKQTITALPGASYFDSAMSFGMIRGQHVDLTILGAMEVAENGDIANWKIPGKMVKGMGGAMDLVASAENIIVAMMHTNRAGESKLLKKCSLPLTGVGCVTKIVTNLAVIEVTQKGFKLLERAPGVSVEEIQNATEGTLIIDGEIPEMKL, encoded by the coding sequence CTGGGGATTGGTATTCCCACTTTGGTGGCCAATTTTGTGCGAGACGATATAGAGGTAGAGTTTCAAAGTGAAAATGGTATTCTGGGCATGGGGCCTTTTCCTTTTGAAGGTGAAGAAGACCCCGATCTTATTAACGCCGGGAAACAAACCATTACCGCTTTGCCCGGAGCCAGTTATTTTGATTCGGCTATGAGCTTTGGCATGATAAGAGGGCAGCACGTAGACCTCACCATTCTCGGGGCTATGGAAGTAGCCGAAAACGGCGACATTGCCAACTGGAAGATCCCGGGGAAAATGGTTAAAGGAATGGGCGGCGCAATGGACCTTGTTGCAAGTGCCGAAAATATTATTGTGGCCATGATGCACACCAATCGTGCGGGGGAGTCAAAGCTGCTAAAAAAATGTTCCCTGCCGCTCACGGGGGTGGGCTGTGTTACAAAAATTGTGACTAACCTCGCGGTGATAGAGGTAACCCAAAAAGGCTTTAAACTGCTCGAAAGAGCTCCCGGTGTGAGTGTAGAGGAGATTCAAAATGCCACCGAAGGCACTCTTATTATAGACGGGGAAATTCCTGAAATGAAATTATAG